Genomic window (Lynx canadensis isolate LIC74 chromosome D3, mLynCan4.pri.v2, whole genome shotgun sequence):
CCTTGTGatgggaggccaggggagggcttgcattttaaaagaaaaattctgattACTGGTTAGAAGATACACCTAAGGGGCAAGACTGAAGCAGGGCGCTGGCAGGCAGTGGCTGGAGGTGGGACTAGCTGTGCATCTGGgcaggagcccagagcctggcctgGGGTTCCTAGTGGTTGGAGGTGCCTGGATGCAGGGGGTTTAGGGCAGAGCAAGCGGCCTCAGCTTTGGGAATTTTGTACTTTGGTAATTGTCGGGCTCCGTTCCTTATCAGTCCTGGCTGGCCCTGAGGCTCTGTCTTCCCCTCAGAAGGAATGCCCCCATAGCTAGCTTTCATCAAGCACCTCCTCTTTGCCTTGGGCTATCAGCTAGTTTTATTCACTCCTCACCTACCCATGAGGAATCTGAGCCTTCTCCAGGGTTCAGAGCTTGTAGGCCAAGTTGGTCTGTGAGGctgctgccctgccctgctcaggGGAGGTGACCCTGCAGGCCTGGGGTGGGTAAGGAGGCGGGTGGGGCACCTGAGTCACTCTTACCTGCCCAGGCTAACCCAGCTATTCTTGTACAGTCCGCCATGTCAGGTCAGGTTCAGGACTCCACTCCTGGCTTCCTCTCACCTCTGCTTGCTCAAAGGGAATACGTGCTTGTCACTTGCAGCCTGAGGTGGTGTGACCCACCCTCACCTTCTTGTTCCTTCCCACAGGTCCTGTACATCGGCTGTAGAGAGGGAGGGCAGTGGTGAGTATGAGGAGGCCATTCAGGAACAAATACTTTCACCACCTGCCCCCCTCACCCTCACCACCCCTACTTGGGAGACCTAGGTTCAAGGGCACAGGCAAGACTTGGGGCCAAGGCTCCTCCCTGTGCCTATGTGGCTTCTCCCTGTGTGCACCCAGGCCATTACTCCAGATCTGCTGACATCCTCAGGGCCTTCCCAGGGGTCCTCATCCCCGTGTCCTAAGTGGGTCTGGGTTCTGCCTTTTGGCCCGAGTTTGCCATGTGACTAGGATTTGGCCAGGGGGAAGGAACATTGAGTATAGGAGCAGGGAGTGGTGGGCAGCACAGTGGAGGGGGGCTGTGGCTGCTAAGGAGCCTGTCCTGAGGGAAGAGGGCTGTGGGCCATGGGCAGGTCCTGCTGGATGCAGGGGAAGCCCCATGTTTGCCTAGAGTGGGGTGGGAGCcagagcacagcacagagcctgtgtgtGCTCAGGCCATGTGCCCATCCCTCCAGGTACAAGTAAGAGGGAGAAGCAGTACCAGGCCCACCGGGCCTTTGGAGACCGCAGGGATGGTGTCATCAGTGCCCGCACCTACTTCTATGCCAATGAAGCCAAGTGTGACAGCCACATGGAGACGTTCTTGCGCTGCATTGAGGCTTCAGGTGGGGCCGGCTGTACACCTGCCAGGGAGGCTCAACCTCTTTGTGTAGAGATGCTGGTGGGTGAAAGCAAGGCCAGGCTAGAGCACTTGCCTGGGGCTTGGACAGTCATGAGGGATGACCATGGGTGACACTGGGGAAGATAGGCTGGGCTTAGGTCACACTGGGGTCACGCCTGAGTACAGCTCCTACCCAAGGAGCCTAGCACCTCCTGCCCCTTCCTAGATACTAGTGCCCAGATGTGAACCTCAGTAAGGCTGTCAGTGGGCTGAGCAGCACCCCCATATAGGTCAGGGGCTTGAGCCTCACCACATGTGGCACTGGGGTTTGCCAATGGCTGTGCTGTTGCCACAGAGGACTCCTCCTGCCTGGCCTTATGTGGAGAGCCTGCCAAGGGAGGTGAGTTAAGTGGGCCTCTGAGTCCTTTACTCTTTAGGACATCCCCCCAGCCACAGTGCAGCCCACCATGTGGCCCCAGCAGCCCTTCCATCGGTGGGCTCTGTACCTTCTGAATGCTAGAAGGAGCAGGAGTGAGTTGTACTCAGAAGCAGCCTTCTGAGATCAGCGCTGGGGAGATGCCAGGCAGAGAGGGTCCAGAGCATGGTGCGCCTCCTTACCTCTGTGCCTGCTCTGCCTGAAGCAAAGGTCACAGAAGCCAAGATGGGTCATGGGTTtctggaagggaggagagaggcaagTGTGATTGAGTGCCTTCGGTGCTCCATCCTGTGCTTCACTGGGCATTTCTGTGTTTTGTGAATCCCCCCATGGGCAGCCTGGGGTGCCAGTGGCATGGGAGAGGACATGGAGGCAGGGACAGAATGGGCCAGTCTCACTGGCTCCTTTGCCCACTGCATTCCTGGGCCCATGTGGCCAACAAACCCTGCCAAGTTGCCTGTTCCCGCCTCCAAGGTGGGGTATCTGAGTAGCTGTGTACATGGGCATTTATGGGCTTGGTAGAAACATGGTCCTTCTGCCCATAAATGGTTAGCCAGTAGCCCAGGATATCTGACTCCTTGCTGGGCCGTCCCCTcctgttgggggcagggggcagcaggGATCCTTGGTGCCACCCACCTTAGCCTGAGATTGCTGAGCTGTCACTAGAACTACTTCTAGGGAGGGTAAGGCATGCATGCTGGGGAGCAGGCAGCCCACCCAGACATTGCTGCAGCCCCTGCTAGGcttggatgggggaggggggagagatcTGCTGGTCCCACTGCACTGTCATCAGTTTTGGCGACTGGATCATTCaaggctccctggtggtcttggGGGCCCATCTGTCAGGGAGACCCAGTACCATGTATGTTGTAGGTAATTGATAAGAAGAGGGGGCCACGCCAGCCATTTGCAGTCTGTCACATGTCTGTCACTCTTGAGTGGTATACGCTCTGGGCACAGGCTCCTGGTCTTCCTCATCCCCCTGTGGAGCCCTAATGGTTATTCCTGTGGCTTCTGACAGGCAAAGCCAGTGATGATGGCTTCTCAGCCATCAAGCTCACCGCATTGGGGAGACCCCAGTTTCTGGTAAGTGCCAGAACCTTCCACCTGCAGAGACAGTCTGTAAGAACTTGGGGCTGCTATATTAAGTGAAAGCTCATGTATTGGTACCTTGGTGCTGGGAGCCAGGCACACAGGAAGGACTGGGAGGGGGCCTGGAGCTATgctccctgggggcagggagctgggcaTATGCCAGAGCCGGTGCCTCAGGCCTGCACTTGCAGCTGCAGTTCTCAGACGTGCTGACCAAGTGGAGACGATTCTTTCACCAAATGGCTGCAGAGCAAGGGAAGGCTGGGCTGGCTGCCATGGACATGAAGCTGGAGGTGGCAGTGCTACAGGTGGGACAGCCCTGCCCTCGTGGGTATGAGTGGGTGGACACAGTGGGGGCTTGGGAAGGAGCCCTGCCTGGGGGGACCTCGCCAGGCAGTGTTTGAGGTGGGTTCCCAGAGGTTGAGGACATGCTGGGTGGCAGGATTTAGGGAGGGGGGTACTTGCCCTGCACATGGCTGAGTGCTGGCTTTGGGTTTGGGAAGGGGCATCAGGGACAGGTAGGACTAGACCTGTCTATGGGACAGAAACACAGGCCAAAACTATCTTGCTCTTGCTAATGGTGTAATAAAGTCAAAAGAGCAACACAAATGTTCAGGGAAACAGGAAATGTTAGTGAATGGGGCTGGGGCACGTCCATGGGAATGCCACCTTCTCACTTCTCAAGGAAAGTGTGGCAAAGATGGGCATCGCATCCAGGACGGAGATTGAGAGCTGGTTCACTGCGGAGACCTTGGGCGTGTCTGGGTAAGAGTAGCCCCCTAGCTGGGAATTTGGGAGTGTATGCTCTGGTTCAGCCATGGTTCCAGCTGAGCCGCAACGGCTTCTCCCAGTCCTGATTGCCCTCCTGAAGAGCATGGGCCTGGGGTGACAATGCTGAAGGACCTGTTCCCTGAGACATACAGCAGGAGTTGACAGGGAGTCTGCagtcctgggggctggggctgcagctAGCCCAGGGCTAGCTTAGACAACAACCGGCAGGGCTGCTCACAGAATTATTCAGGTCCTAGCATGAGGGTGCCACACTCAGCCCTTCCTGGGACCCACACGGCAGGTAGGTGGAGGGTCAGGGCAGTTGAGATCCTGGAGGGGCCCATGCCTCATCCTGAGAGACCTGGGGGCTGGACCTGAGGTCACCAGGTTCCCTGGACTGGCAGAGGCTGTCCCCTTACGTGCAGGGTCTgcctccttcctggcctcccGTGTTTGGCTCTTTCCCAAGCCTGACATGGCTCGTGGTGTTCTTGGTGTTCTCCCTGGGTTTTTATAGCTGCCACCACCCTGACGCAAGAATGTTCtggttttggtttccattttgtaAACAGAGGATGATGTTAACATTTTGTCTGTCCTTTGAAACTGAAAGCTGAGGTAAGTTTTGTGGGGGTTGGGCTTGGGATGCTCTTTTAAGGAATGGGCTGGTTGGGGCCTAGGCCCCCCCACAGATCCTAGCACCCGTGTGCTGATGCAGCTTCTTCCACAGCACTCTGGACCTACTGGACTGGAGCAGCCTCATCGACAGCAGGACTGAGCTCTCTAAGCACCTGGTGGTCCCTAACATGCAGGTGATGACCCCTCGCCCGCTCACCCTGTCTCACAGGGGCACAAGGCTGAGAAGGGAAATGTTCCCTGTTGCTTTCCCTGAGGCAGCAGCTGGGGTCACAGCTGGTTGAAACCAGAGTCCTTCCTGGCTGCGTAACACCCCTGTGGTCTGGAGGAAGAGGACAGATCCATGAGTGCCccacagaaggggagagagacctGTGTCCTCTCTCCTTGCATGTCAGGTCACCTCAAACCTAATATGATTACTGGCCTGAAATGGCAGTAATCATATTATCCCACGTCACAGTTCTGGAAGGACAGGGCTCAGCTTGGGTGGTTCTAGCTCAAGGTCTCCCTTGCGGTTCTCAGAGGGTGGTGGGAGCTGGGGTCATTGTGGGTCCCCACTCACACAGTCAGCAGTTGATGCTGGCTGTGGGCCAGGGCTTCCTTACCATGTGGTGGCTGGGTTCCTAGGTTGAGTGTCCCCTGAGAGCCAGGCGGAAGCATTATTACCTAGCTCCAGATGTCCCACAGCATCACTTATGCCCAGTTCTGTTTGTTAAAAGTTAGTTACTAGGCCAGCCTGTGTTCAGGGGGAGAGgaatgagccccccccccccccagctgccccaTCCTGCCTGTGGGAGGTGCCTGGAATTTGTGCCCTGTTTGAAACCACCCCTGAGCTGGGATGGAAAGCAGCATAAGTCCCTTGGGAAAACATCCCACAGATACTGCCTTCCACAAGTATCCGGCCCCAGCTGATGGAGGGCTCAGTCCCCAAGCTAAGACACCGAGGGCCAATGGAAGGGCATGCTTGAGGCCCCACTGAGAGTGCCCCGGGCAGTGTTAGTGGGCATTTGGGGCTAGCAGAGGGCCCAGGGCTGCACAGGCCTCCAGGGTAGGTGCTCCCCACCCGcaaacccacccccacccccaccccagctgctgAGCACCAGCTTTCTGCTGACCTGCCAGCTCCCTGAAGGCCACCACTGTCTGGAGATGGTGCCTCTGTCCCCGCTCTGTGTTGTCTGTCTCCTGCAACTTTTCCCTCCTGCTTGTAGCCACCACTCTTTCTCTGATCCCTCTCTCTGCTAGGGGCTGAGTCCTTCTGGGTGATCGGATGGATCAAGGGTTTCTTCCTCACCCTTGTGTGGGAGCAGATACCTTGGGTGTAGGTGTGACCTGGGGCGGCTAGCCCTGTGAGTCAGAGGGTGCTGGCTGGCAGCAAGGTTCTGGGGTACCATGTGACCAAGGCAGGGGATGGGGTAGCCTTTGCTGGTCCTCGGGTATTGGTAGGACCTGCACATGGGGGCAGGTGGGTGCCCTCAGGCAGAGGGAGCTGTGGCTTTGAGAGGTGGGAGCTTGGAGCCCTGCTGTGGCCTGACCATATGCTGCCCCAGACAGGACAGCTGGAGCCTCTCTTGTCACAGTTCACGGAGGAGGAAGAGCTGCAGATGACGAGGATGCTGCAAAGAATGGACATCCTGGCCAAGGTTGAGGACCCTGGGATGTGcccagagagggtggggggcacctgtCTCACTTGATCCCAGTCAAACCTTCTGTCCCACCCCGCACTTCTCAGAAAGCCACCGAGGTGGGCGTGCGGCTGATGGTGGATGCCGAGCAGACCTACTTCCAGCCAGCCATCAGCCGCCTGACGCTGGAAATGCAGCGCAAGTTCAACATAGAGAAGCCGCTCATCTTCAACACATACCAGTGCTACCTCAAGGTATGGCCCCTGCCTActgccccccacctccgccaCAGGTCTGCAGGTGATGCCCCTCACTTGAGTCCTGTGCTGGTGCTGGGAGAGGCCTCTGCCTGAGTGTGCCAGCCTCTGAGTGGGAGGAAAGGCCCAGGACTCTGTTACCGGCTGTGTACTggccccttctctgggcctcagatccCAGACAGGGTTTTGAAGGGGTAGAAGGAAGATGAAGGAGGCTTTTTGCAGTATGCTTCATGTGCCTTAATCCCTAAAATTTGAAGGCCTCATGAGTAAGTTTTTTCctgccatttttatttcctgCCATTTTTTAGTTTGGGTCCCTCTGAGGATCAGATGAAATCTCTGGTCCCCTTCCCACAAAGAGACTTGCTGAGAATCTTGCATGTACCTCCAGGAGCCCAGGGTGCTTGAGGGTGGGGTCGCTGAGCACAAACCTGGGCTGGGCTGCGCTGGGACCAGCCAGGTATTTGGAGGAGATGGTGTGGGATGGGTGTCAAGGCTCTATGGCCGGGgaaagtgggtgggtgggtgggtgggtggatggggcaACATCCCTTGGCCCTGAGTCAGCCTGAGAAGACTCCGGAGAATACCGTGGCTGCTGGCACCTAGTCTGTCCCCCAACAAAGTTGTCCTCAGGCCACACTGAGGAGTCACCATTTCTTAGAGATGGAGGTTGGAGGGCCTTCCTCACTCACACttgtctccctgcttccctgaGCACCTGGGCCTCAGGGGACACAGGCTGGAGGGGGCCCCATCCTGGTCAGCAGCAACTTTTGGCCCTGGTCCCACAGGACGCCTATGACAACGTCACCCTGGATGTGGAGCTGGCTCGCCGTGAGGGCTGGTGCTTTGGGGCCAAGCTGGTGCGGGGTGCATATATGGCCCAGGAACGCGCCCGTGCCGCGGAGATTGGCTATGAGGACCCCATTAACCCTACGTACGAGGCCACTCATGCCATGTATCACAGGTGCGCCAGCCCTTCTTGGCCCCTGGGGGCCTCATGGCTTCCTGGGGAGAGGAATGACAAAACAGGGCAGGGGTGGTGGAACTGACCTGACGTGACCCCTATCTGACTGTGGAGCAGCCTAGTGTGTCAGAAGCCTCTGTAGGGGCAAGACTTCTGTCCTGAGACCAGAGCTGATTatcttctctgctttttatttattttttgaatcctCGCTTTGTTTTACCCTTTCTAAAAACTTTTAAGGTGGATTTTTAGTACAGAAAAGTCCACTGAATAAAACTAAACTGGCCCAGGTCCCCCAGCCAGCTCTTGTTGACACTTAGGACAAGAGATCCCTGAGCAGCCCTCCTGCCTCGCATGCAGCCCATTTGCTTTCCAAATTACACACCAGGATCAACTGTTTCTACATCTGCTTTTGCTGTGTTTGTCTTGCTGACCTTGTCCTGCAGCAAGGACAGGCAGATCCCATGCTTTTTCtttgtgaggtgtgtgtgtgtgtgtgtgtgtgtgtgtgtgtgtgtgtcgcaaATAGACTCTGAGTGCCTTGGCTCCCGCTCCCTCCCCGGCAGTGCCCTGCTTTCTGGGAGTATCCAAGTGTGCCATGGGTATACCCACATCTGCTTTGGCATTGTACATTCAGTCCTGTGCCCTTGCTTTTCCATGTAACACGTATTTGGATCCTCCTGTGTCAGCATGCCGGCCCACAGTGTTAACCCAACAGCCAGCAGAGTGCCCATCTTTGTGAGCTTTTGGTGGTTTGCTGTCGGGTCATTACAGTAGTGACTCATAGCACACTTTGCCCCTGTCTCCTGTACTCACGGGCAAAGACATAGTTGTCACATGTTCCTGGAAATGGTCATAAGGACACACACCATTGCTGCCAGATGGCAGAACCCTCACACTCTCTATGCTCAGGGAGGCTTCAATTTCCTTATGGACCCCTTCTGGAAGGAAAGCTCCATCTGTCCTGAGTGCACTGTGTCCCAGGTAGTCTCCTTTTGAATGTCTAGCCCCAGGTACTGCTCAGGTTTTCTTTCTTACCTACGAGGTGTTGAGGAATGACAAGTACAGCCTTGGTCCCATTACCATGGCCACACTTGGAGTGGGCTTGCTGGACAGCCATGGGCCTGCTTGTGGCCTCTACAGGCTGGGGCTTACGTGGCACTCCCTTCAGGTGCCTCAATTATGTCCTGGAGGAGCTGAAGCACAATGCCAAGGCCAAAGTGATGGTGGCCTCTCACAATGAGGACACAGTTCGCTTCACGCTGCGCAGGTAGGCACCCTCTTCAGCTGTCTGGTGTTCCTTAGTGAGGGAAGGCTTGGGATGGGTGGTGTGGAAGCTATGCAGAGTGGTGGCATTTAGGGGTGATGTCTGTGGGATGAGCTAGAGTGGCACCTTTAGTGTCCTGCAAGCTTCCTGTCTCCCCAGGTCCAGCTGGCCATTGGCACTGCAGTAGCAAAAAGGCTATTTGCAGTGacttgggtttttaaaaattaatacctgACTTATTGAAATTTCAGCATATCATCTTATTTATAAATAGTTACTTTATGACTTCAGCATATCATCTTATTTATAAATAGTTACTCTTAACATTTTAAACTGCATTTAGAACTTAATAtagtctgttttctctttaagTGTGTGTCTTGTGGGGCAAAACTTTGGTAGAATCCATGCAAGTCTGATATAGGAATAAggtgaagtaaattaaaaaaattttttttaaatgtttttaaatttttgagagagacagagagagcatgagaggggggaggggcatagaaagagggagacacacagactctgaatcaggctccaggttctgaggtgtcagcacagagccggacacggggctcgaacttgtgaaccacagagatcatgacctgagccaaagtcggatactcaaccaagtcacccaggtgccccatgaagtaAATTCTTAAATATTCCAGTGTTATCaccatgtttttgtgttttctatcttAACCCAAGGAGCACCACATGAGGGGTCCTAGCCACTCCTCCTGCTCCCCAGTCTCCACCTTCCTGGGCTTGAGGCCCTACTGGAAGCACGGTGGCAGTGGCCTTGGTGGCCCTCGCCTTTTCCAAGAGCAAAGCAGGGCAGCCAAATTGTGGCCAAGCAGGGCTTCCAGAAGAAGCAGTGAATGAACAGCCAAGGCATGGCACAGCCAGCTGCCTGACAAGCTGACTCTGGTCACTCTACACCCATTTGGTGAAGCAGTGCTTATTCTCTGCTTGTGATGGCACTGCTTTTTCACAGCCTAAAATTGCAGctgaaaactattattttttaaaaattttatttaaatccaagttatttaacatataatacttgtttcaggagaatttagtgattcatcacttacatatgacacccagtgctcatcacaagtgtcctccttaatgcccatcacccatttagcccattcccccaacccactcccctccagcaaccctcagtttgttctctgtatttaagagtctcttatggactgtttttcctctctgtttttgtcttattttttcttaccttccactatgttcatctgttactTAAAtcccacttatgagtgaaatcatgatatgtctttctctgacttattttgcttagcataatatatcctagttctatccacattgttgcaaatggcaagatttcattctttttggtcgccaagtaatattccattgtgtgtgtatgtatgtgtatatatataatatacatacatacatacacaccatatcttctttatccattcgtcagttggacatttgggctttttcagtaatttggctattgttgatagtgctgccataaacattggggtgcatgttccccttcaaatcagaatttttgtatcctttggataaatacatagtagtgtaattgctggattgtaggtagctagctctattttttaaatgtttgtttgagattgaggggggagagagggagagagaatctcaagcaggctcgatcccacgaactctgagattgtgacctcagctgaagtcaagagtcagatgctcaacctactgagtcacccaggcatccctagggtagttctatttttaattttttgaggcacctgcatactgtcttccagagtggctgcaccactttgcattcccactggcagtgcaagagggttcccctttctccacatcctcaccaacatctgttgttttctgagttgttaattttagccattctgacaggtgtgaggtggtgcctcattgtggttttgatttatatttccctgatgatgagtgatgctgagcatgtTTTCCCGTTAGTGAAAACCATGATTTCTAATGCACAGCAGTTGCAGCTATCAGGGTGGGGATGTGAGTGCTGAGGCCACCAGTGCCACCCAGGCTGAGTAAGACTGTGGTAAGTCTCCCTCCTGAGAGTCCCTGCCAGGATCAGGGTCTGGCTGTTTCTGTGGGATTGGTGAGGGGCTGAGTGAAGTCCTAGCTGGACAGGACTGCTCCAccttcttccctccatccctggGGACTTCCCAGCTGCTCATTTACTGCCTTGGATGCCCCAGCCTTGTGACTGGATGTCAGAGAGTCAGGGGTACCTTTTGTgcttggtgaaaaaaaaaaaattctggtttgACTTTTAAAACAGATGGTTTAAGTTGCAAATCTTAAAACCTGGTTTTCCcttagacttaaaaaatattctgttacTCCGTGATGGAAACTTGATCATCCACTAGATGATGTACACAAAGAGCCTCCCTGTGCCCCTGGCCTGGCACTTGGGAACCTGCACCCCTACACAAGTGGCAGGCCCACAGGGTCAGTGATGTACAAGTGGCATCTACTTAGGTTTCAGTTATGAGCTCAGCAGGCTTTGCCTGACCACTCCCATTTTAGGTAGGGGTCACAGGTAGGCCACTCACCAGCTAGACAGAAAAGAGTGAAAGTTCTAAAGGTATATAACCTGCCCTCAGAAGGGcttcctctcttctgctttctgaATCTTCCTGCCGAGAATAAGCCTGTTCTTGGCATCTTAGCCAGGGAGGCTCCTGCCCTGGACGCGGCTTCCTTTGTCTGAAGTGCCAGCTGAGTGCACTCTCCTTTCTCATAGCCCCCAGGGCCTGTGCCACGCTCCACAAATACTATCATGGAGAAGGCTTGGCTCCTGCAGGACATGGTTCTGTGTTCCTGCACTGGGAGCTGGGGAGCCCATGGCAGCTTGGGCTTACCTTCCCTGACGAAGTAGTGTGGGTGTCTGATGCCACCTCAGGGAGCTCAGACAGCCTGTGTAAGCTTTGGCTGAGTGGCAAGCCAACCCAGAACTCAAGAGGCCTGAACAACAGCATGTTCTGTGGGCCAGCAGTGTTCGCTGGGCTCAGCTGGGGACTGCTTCTGCTGGCCCTGCCCTGAGATCTGACTTGTATCTGTGGTCAGCTAAGGCCTGACTGGACCTAAATGGCTTCATTCATGGCTGGGGCAGCAAAGGGACTGCATCACATCTAGTTTCCTATAGGCCAGTGCAGGCTTTGCCACATGGTGGTCTCAGGCTTCCAGAAGCCCTGAGAGGGCAAGCCTTTGCCCACATCacatttgctctctctttttgGCCAGAGGAAGTCAGGAGGCCTAGCTCAGAAGCCAGGTGGAGAACCTTGCCTGCTGGGAGAAGCTGCAGTCACATGGCCTAGCGGGTGGAGAGGGGTCAGCAGCCACTTCCGCAGGAACCGTGTGAATGTCCCCACCACTGCCAGTCAGGTGGGCAGCAACGTGGTGGCAGCCCTGCTCTCACAGGGTTCATGTTCCAGTGAGGGACAGAGATACTTAAACTGGAGACCAGGGCCACATGGTAGAGACCATGGCCTGCTTTAGAGTAGGTGGCCCCCACACTGGAGCCACTctgacagaaagagggagaggaccTCTGGAGGATGATCCTCATGTGGAGGGCCGGGGTGAGATGTCCTCAATGCTCTAGGAGTGAGGGGCCTGAGACAGTGAGAAGAGGGGGACCCTGGAGACAGGGAAGCACACTGCTGGCCTGCAGCCTGGGTGCGTGTGAGGAGGACCCAGGCTAAACATGCCCTTGGAGGGAGGTGGAAGGATGAGGGCAGATTCCAGAGCGCTGGTAATTGAGTCTGGACATGTGGATACAGCAAGCTGGAGGTAAAAATATAAGAATCCTCAGTAAGTAGACATTGCAAACCTTGGAAATTTTTCTAAGACCATACAAGGGAGGTATGAAGTCAGGAGAGGGTGCTGGGCACAGTTGGGGGCCAGATGTTGGGCAGCACTAAGAGAAATGTGAGCCACATCTATTCTAAATGTTCTACTAGCCACATAAGAGATGACATTAATTTCAGTAATACCTTTCAATTAGGccaacatat
Coding sequences:
- the LOC115528195 gene encoding proline dehydrogenase 1, mitochondrial isoform X4 gives rise to the protein MALRCIVSVLRFGTPRVAPLSTAPVAREQSAAGEQSAAGREATPGCRAAEGARPPLPVVDFGNTQEAYRSRRSWELARSLLVLRLCASPALLAHHEQLLHLTRRLLGQRLFDKLMKMTFYGQFVAGEDQESIRPLIQHNRAFGVGSILDYGVEEDLSPQEAEHKEMESCTSAVEREGSGTSKREKQYQAHRAFGDRRDGVISARTYFYANEAKCDSHMETFLRCIEASGKASDDGFSAIKLTALGRPQFLLQFSDVLTKWRRFFHQMAAEQGKAGLAAMDMKLEVAVLQESVAKMGIASRTEIESWFTAETLGVSGTLDLLDWSSLIDSRTELSKHLVVPNMQTGQLEPLLSQFTEEEELQMTRMLQRMDILAKKATEVGVRLMVDAEQTYFQPAISRLTLEMQRKFNIEKPLIFNTYQCYLKDAYDNVTLDVELARREGWCFGAKLVRGAYMAQERARAAEIGYEDPINPTYEATHAMYHRCLNYVLEELKHNAKAKVMVASHNEDTVRFTLRRMEELGLHPADRQVYFGQLLGMCDQISFPLGQAGFPVYKYVPYGPVMEVLPYLSRRALENSGVMKGAWRERQLLWQELKRRLRTGSLFHRPA